A region of Candidatus Limnocylindria bacterium DNA encodes the following proteins:
- the lepA gene encoding translation elongation factor 4 — MSDPQSRIRNFCVIAHVDHGKTTLSDRLIELTGTVALRQMRDQLLDSMELEREHGVTIKARAVRMAWTGRDGEIYELNLIDTPGHVDFNYEVSRSLAACEGALLLVDASQGIEAQTLANAYLAIEQGLEVIPVINKIDLPSIDLDIVREDLRTTLGFRDDEILLASGKTGQGVADLLHAVVERVPPPKGDATAPLRALIFDSHYDAYKGVVAHVRVVDGLLSAEDRILPMATQKASEMLELGVFAPEPRPITRLAAGEVGYAATGLKAVADCRVGDTLTLASRPAAAPLPGYRPAKPMVFAGFYPQRAEDYPSLRDALEKLRLNDASLIYEAETSQALGFGFRCGFLGLFHLEIIQQRLEREYDMDLIATSPSVEYRVITQKGDEVAVDNPAMLPDPGTIEEIREPWMTTTLITPTNYVGPIMDLAQGKRGTLLDMSYVDPTRAMLKYDMPLSEVIVDFYDQLKSRSQGYASLDYEFAEYRAADLVRLDILVAGTLVDALSVIVHRDKAQHIGRLLVHKLRGLIPKQMFDVRIQAAIGGKIIASENVSAKRKDVIAKCYGGDITRKKKLLEKQKEGKKRMKMVGSVEIPQEAFLAVLRIKDDA, encoded by the coding sequence ATGTCCGACCCACAATCGCGTATCCGTAACTTCTGTGTGATCGCGCACGTCGATCACGGCAAGACGACGCTGTCCGACCGCCTCATCGAGCTGACCGGCACGGTCGCGCTGCGGCAGATGCGGGACCAGCTGCTCGACTCGATGGAGCTCGAGCGCGAGCACGGCGTCACGATCAAGGCCCGCGCCGTGCGCATGGCATGGACCGGCCGCGACGGCGAGATCTACGAGCTGAACCTCATCGACACCCCCGGCCACGTCGACTTCAACTACGAAGTGAGCCGTTCGCTCGCCGCATGCGAGGGCGCGCTCCTCCTGGTCGACGCGTCGCAGGGGATCGAGGCGCAGACGCTCGCGAATGCCTACCTCGCGATCGAGCAGGGCCTCGAAGTGATCCCGGTCATCAACAAGATCGACCTACCGAGCATCGACCTCGACATCGTCCGCGAAGACCTGCGCACGACGCTCGGCTTCAGGGACGACGAGATCCTTCTCGCGTCAGGCAAGACCGGTCAGGGTGTCGCCGACCTGCTCCACGCCGTCGTCGAGCGCGTGCCGCCGCCAAAAGGCGACGCGACCGCACCGCTGCGCGCGCTCATCTTCGATTCGCACTACGACGCCTACAAGGGAGTGGTCGCGCACGTGCGTGTCGTCGACGGCCTTCTCAGCGCCGAGGACCGCATCCTGCCGATGGCGACGCAGAAGGCGAGCGAGATGCTCGAGCTTGGCGTCTTCGCGCCCGAGCCGCGCCCGATCACGCGTCTTGCCGCGGGCGAAGTCGGCTACGCCGCGACCGGACTGAAGGCCGTCGCCGACTGCCGCGTCGGCGACACGCTCACGCTCGCATCGCGACCAGCCGCGGCGCCGCTCCCTGGGTACCGGCCCGCGAAGCCGATGGTCTTCGCCGGGTTCTACCCGCAGCGCGCCGAGGACTACCCATCGCTGCGCGACGCGCTCGAGAAGCTGCGGCTCAACGACGCGTCGCTGATCTACGAGGCCGAGACGTCACAGGCGCTCGGGTTCGGCTTTCGCTGCGGGTTCCTGGGTCTGTTCCACCTCGAGATCATCCAGCAGCGTCTCGAGCGCGAGTACGACATGGATCTCATCGCGACCTCACCCTCGGTCGAGTACCGCGTGATCACGCAAAAGGGCGACGAGGTCGCGGTCGACAACCCCGCGATGCTCCCCGACCCGGGCACGATCGAGGAGATCCGCGAGCCGTGGATGACGACGACGCTCATCACGCCGACCAATTACGTCGGGCCGATCATGGATCTGGCGCAGGGCAAGCGCGGGACGCTCCTCGATATGAGCTACGTCGACCCGACGCGCGCGATGTTGAAGTACGACATGCCGCTGTCCGAGGTCATCGTCGACTTCTACGACCAGCTGAAGAGCCGTTCGCAGGGCTACGCCTCGCTCGATTACGAATTCGCCGAGTACCGCGCCGCCGATCTCGTGCGCCTCGACATCCTCGTCGCGGGAACGCTGGTCGACGCGCTGTCGGTCATCGTGCACCGCGACAAGGCGCAGCACATCGGTCGTCTCCTCGTCCACAAGCTGCGCGGCCTCATCCCCAAGCAGATGTTCGACGTGCGCATCCAGGCCGCGATCGGCGGAAAGATCATCGCCAGCGAGAACGTCAGCGCGAAGCGTAAGGACGTGATCGCGAAGTGCTACGGCGGCGACATCACGCGCAAGAAGAAGCTGCTCGAGAAGCAGAAGGAAGGCAAAAAGCGCATGAAGATGGTGGGATCGGTCGAGATCCCCCAGGAGGCCTTCCTCGCCGTGCTGCGCATCAAGGACGACGCATGA
- a CDS encoding adenylate/guanylate cyclase domain-containing protein, with product MPEERRVVTVVFADVTGSTAMGEASDAEDVRAILGRYYEIAREVVAEHGGTLEKFIGDAVMAVFGIPQAHGDDADRALAATLTLRQRVAADPLTSALRLRIGVNTGEVVAARETAGGDFLVTGDPVNAAARLQQHAEEGAILVGERTRRAVAGAFRFGDEQRVSAKGKATPLVAATLLEQLQGRRTQRAPFLGRETDLAQLDLVARRAFIERRPQLVMITAPAGTGKSRLVEEFAARVGDEVNVATAQCLPYGAAVTFLPLRGLLRGLLRIPSDEGLFEALRAAFAAAGHNDEDAQRLCSIIGATLGDAQETERRDRDEIFAAWRLLIEVLAARGSLVVVFEDLHWASDTLLDLVEHVTTSHTATPLVMVALARPELHDRRPKWGGGRRNFTSLALEPLSTDEARRLVGVLTETVPGRIADRIVDRAGGNPFFVGELVRAYEDHRRAGTQDDAIVLPDTVHATVLARIDDLPASERSVLEYAAVVGRTARASAVGTLLPELEPRQIADALEALAERDLITPQGADAYTFRHIVIREVAYATLPRADRVRAHLRLARWLEEDAPAHGNELVELTAYHYRQAIALSPGGRVPEGLPVPTVVRALERAAQVASSGGAFREAREQLREAIRLAPAEEHLRLSELVGDLVRFSDSAVDGYAEAFDLWRASPGGDPQVGARLMVKRMNVLGRWSGSLSRPVDGDEFDKMAAVARQLLDSAPNEVLEAQLACARAFQSRAGLTESTVLADLVRDVESARRLYAERGDAEAESEALDALGAIYRSGYGDYERALGCARQRIANAPRLGLLERSDAWSVALWDLTLLGRYREAIATYQEARGALRAGEPEYILAHATTWATYCAMLCGRWDDVQSFADAVIAMREQGPDGIGRFTAPALIAATRVAAARLDATRLARYRSVFTAVADVGRLKPPTRLLWEAFIASDAKMAREYLLQPTGQRDRKAELIAMILFEVGERIPDSELDEIARQGVRDPAVMTLRIQAARALNRGAPELRDVIAAMDQGDLVSDAARAAALLAIRTGAAADRTDAERRLRALGDLLYLQRIAEELPAP from the coding sequence GTGCCCGAGGAGCGTCGCGTCGTGACCGTGGTCTTCGCCGACGTGACGGGATCGACCGCCATGGGCGAAGCCAGTGATGCGGAGGACGTCCGCGCCATCCTCGGCCGCTATTACGAGATCGCGCGCGAGGTCGTCGCCGAGCACGGAGGCACGCTGGAGAAGTTCATCGGCGACGCGGTCATGGCGGTGTTCGGGATCCCACAGGCTCACGGCGACGATGCCGACCGCGCGCTCGCCGCAACCCTGACACTGCGGCAGCGTGTGGCCGCAGACCCACTGACCTCCGCGCTGCGTCTTCGCATCGGCGTGAACACCGGCGAGGTGGTGGCCGCGCGCGAGACGGCCGGAGGCGACTTCCTCGTCACCGGCGACCCTGTGAACGCCGCCGCTCGCCTTCAGCAGCACGCGGAAGAGGGAGCGATCCTCGTCGGCGAGCGAACACGACGTGCGGTGGCCGGCGCATTCCGTTTCGGCGACGAGCAACGTGTCAGCGCGAAAGGGAAAGCCACGCCGCTCGTCGCCGCGACCCTGCTCGAGCAGCTCCAGGGACGGCGCACGCAGCGCGCGCCGTTCCTCGGCCGGGAAACTGACCTCGCGCAGCTGGACCTCGTCGCTCGCCGCGCCTTCATCGAGCGCCGGCCCCAGCTGGTCATGATCACGGCCCCGGCCGGCACCGGTAAGTCACGCTTGGTCGAGGAGTTCGCTGCACGCGTGGGCGATGAAGTCAACGTCGCAACGGCGCAGTGCCTGCCCTACGGCGCCGCCGTGACGTTCCTGCCCCTGCGCGGTCTGCTCCGCGGGCTCCTCCGCATCCCGAGCGACGAGGGGCTGTTCGAGGCACTGCGGGCGGCATTCGCAGCTGCGGGCCATAACGACGAGGACGCGCAGCGCCTCTGCTCGATCATCGGCGCCACGCTCGGCGATGCGCAAGAGACGGAGCGCCGCGATCGCGACGAGATCTTCGCCGCGTGGCGGCTGCTCATCGAGGTGCTCGCGGCGCGTGGCTCGCTGGTCGTCGTCTTCGAGGATCTCCACTGGGCAAGTGACACGCTCCTCGACCTTGTCGAGCACGTGACGACGTCGCACACCGCGACACCACTCGTGATGGTCGCGCTCGCGCGACCGGAGCTCCACGACCGTAGGCCGAAATGGGGCGGTGGACGGCGGAACTTCACGTCTCTTGCGCTCGAGCCGCTAAGCACGGACGAGGCCCGCCGGCTCGTGGGTGTGCTGACCGAGACGGTTCCGGGGCGGATCGCCGACCGGATCGTCGATCGCGCGGGTGGCAACCCGTTCTTCGTTGGCGAGCTCGTACGCGCGTACGAGGATCACCGGCGCGCTGGTACGCAGGACGACGCCATCGTGCTGCCCGATACCGTCCACGCGACCGTGCTCGCCCGCATCGACGACCTGCCGGCCTCCGAGCGTTCCGTCCTTGAATACGCCGCGGTCGTCGGGCGCACAGCGCGAGCCTCGGCTGTCGGAACGCTTCTTCCCGAACTCGAGCCGCGCCAGATCGCTGACGCGCTCGAAGCCCTGGCGGAGCGCGACCTCATAACGCCGCAGGGCGCGGACGCCTACACCTTCCGCCACATCGTGATCCGAGAAGTCGCCTATGCCACGCTGCCGCGGGCCGATCGTGTGCGCGCACACCTGAGGCTTGCGCGCTGGCTCGAGGAGGATGCACCGGCGCACGGTAACGAGCTCGTCGAGCTCACCGCGTATCACTACCGGCAGGCGATCGCACTCTCGCCGGGCGGGCGCGTTCCCGAGGGACTCCCAGTCCCGACCGTTGTCCGCGCCCTCGAGCGGGCGGCACAGGTCGCCTCGAGCGGTGGCGCGTTCCGAGAGGCACGGGAGCAGCTGCGAGAGGCGATCCGGCTCGCGCCGGCTGAGGAGCATCTGCGTCTCTCCGAGCTGGTCGGCGACCTCGTTCGTTTCAGCGACTCCGCGGTCGACGGGTATGCCGAAGCGTTCGATCTGTGGCGGGCGAGTCCCGGCGGCGACCCTCAGGTGGGCGCGCGCCTGATGGTCAAGCGGATGAACGTGCTGGGTCGCTGGTCGGGCTCGCTGTCGCGTCCGGTCGACGGGGATGAGTTCGACAAGATGGCGGCCGTTGCGCGGCAGCTGCTCGATAGCGCTCCCAACGAGGTGCTCGAGGCGCAGCTCGCGTGCGCTCGTGCGTTTCAGTCACGCGCGGGTCTGACGGAGTCCACCGTCCTTGCTGATCTCGTGCGCGATGTTGAGTCAGCGCGGCGGCTCTACGCGGAGCGTGGTGACGCGGAGGCGGAGAGCGAAGCGCTCGACGCGCTCGGCGCGATCTACCGGAGCGGCTACGGCGACTATGAACGCGCCCTTGGCTGCGCGCGCCAGCGGATCGCCAACGCGCCGCGACTCGGTCTCCTCGAGCGCTCCGACGCGTGGAGTGTTGCGTTGTGGGACCTGACACTCCTCGGTCGCTACCGCGAAGCCATCGCGACCTACCAGGAGGCGCGAGGCGCGCTCCGCGCGGGCGAACCCGAGTACATCCTGGCGCACGCCACGACCTGGGCAACGTACTGCGCCATGTTGTGCGGCCGATGGGATGACGTGCAGAGCTTCGCCGACGCGGTGATCGCTATGCGCGAGCAGGGCCCCGACGGGATCGGTCGGTTCACGGCACCGGCGTTGATCGCGGCGACACGCGTGGCGGCGGCGCGCCTCGACGCGACCCGGCTCGCCCGGTACCGCAGCGTGTTCACCGCGGTGGCCGATGTCGGACGGCTGAAGCCCCCGACGCGGCTGCTCTGGGAGGCGTTCATCGCATCAGACGCCAAGATGGCCCGCGAGTACCTGCTGCAGCCGACCGGTCAGCGCGATCGCAAGGCCGAGCTCATCGCGATGATCCTCTTCGAAGTCGGCGAGCGGATCCCAGACAGCGAGCTCGACGAGATCGCCCGTCAGGGCGTGCGCGATCCCGCCGTGATGACGCTGCGCATCCAGGCCGCTCGCGCGCTGAACCGCGGCGCTCCCGAGCTGCGAGACGTCATCGCCGCGATGGACCAAGGAGATCTCGTGTCTGACGCGGCACGTGCCGCCGCGCTGCTCGCGATCCGCACCGGCGCAGCCGCTGATCGGACCGATGCGGAGCGACGCCTTCGCGCGCTCGGCGATCTCCTCTATCTGCAGCGGATCGCGGAGGAGCTCCCCGCCCCGTAG
- a CDS encoding ABC transporter permease subunit, producing MIANIGNLAIWEWFKLRRRWMMWILLVFALLFAQLAVWGSFFSYQNLRDTGGELTVPATLQQQQGRVPRTVRCNDLLSGDVARQPADLDAQVTAGLTAQCRAQAPTLPARMSRAYGNFTLPGSIPNALGTVQTLGLILMAILTASAIGIDYGAGTLRSVLTQGTGRWPYLTAKFLTLATLTALGLLVAVASIALSSTIAGNIAGAAPDAAGAAATWSDAGIALWKAWVSILPYIALTAFVTVLARSSAAGMAIGLGYYFAEQLIVALLTNFFSWFQNVADYLLVRNISGWTGGAGGFPGTVLPDQTHAIIVLAAYTVVLCGTAFWLFERRDVQGATGGG from the coding sequence GTGATCGCCAACATCGGGAACCTCGCGATCTGGGAGTGGTTCAAGCTCCGGCGGCGCTGGATGATGTGGATCCTTCTCGTGTTCGCGCTTCTCTTCGCGCAGCTCGCGGTGTGGGGAAGCTTCTTCTCGTACCAGAATCTCCGCGACACCGGCGGCGAGTTGACCGTGCCGGCCACGCTACAGCAGCAGCAGGGCCGTGTGCCCAGGACCGTCCGTTGCAATGACCTCCTGTCGGGCGATGTTGCGCGACAGCCGGCGGACCTCGACGCGCAGGTGACGGCCGGTCTCACGGCGCAGTGCCGCGCGCAAGCGCCGACGCTGCCGGCGCGGATGTCGCGCGCGTACGGCAACTTCACGCTGCCCGGCAGCATCCCCAACGCGCTCGGCACGGTGCAGACCCTCGGACTCATCCTGATGGCGATCCTCACAGCGTCCGCGATCGGGATCGACTACGGCGCGGGCACGCTGCGCTCCGTGTTGACGCAGGGCACCGGACGATGGCCGTATCTGACCGCGAAGTTTCTGACGCTCGCGACGCTCACCGCGCTCGGGCTTCTCGTTGCGGTCGCGAGCATCGCGCTCAGCAGCACGATCGCGGGGAATATCGCCGGTGCGGCACCAGACGCCGCAGGCGCCGCCGCGACGTGGTCGGACGCGGGCATCGCGCTCTGGAAGGCATGGGTCTCGATCCTTCCGTACATCGCGCTGACGGCGTTCGTCACGGTCCTGGCGCGTTCGTCCGCCGCCGGCATGGCGATCGGACTCGGTTACTACTTCGCTGAGCAGCTCATCGTTGCGCTGCTGACGAACTTCTTCAGCTGGTTCCAGAACGTCGCCGACTACCTCCTCGTCCGGAACATCTCAGGGTGGACCGGCGGCGCCGGCGGTTTCCCCGGCACCGTGCTGCCGGACCAGACGCACGCGATCATCGTGCTCGCCGCGTACACGGTCGTGCTGTGCGGCACCGCGTTCTGGCTCTTCGAGCGGCGCGACGTGCAGGGCGCGACTGGCGGGGGATGA
- a CDS encoding ABC transporter ATP-binding protein — protein sequence MTVAQEFVVETDRLTKRYGDVVAVDALSLRVPRGGVFGFLGPNGSGKTTTMGMLLGLVHPTSGSAQIFGDPARHPATLKLVGAMVESPTFYPYLSGRANLRYFQGIGQRGTPADIDRLLTLVDLGKRADSKFATYSLGMKQRLGIACALLGDPELVFLDEPTNGLDPAGVVEVRELIRELGTGGRTVVLSSHMLAETELVCDNVAVLSRGKLIAQGTIKELLREHDSLRLRTTDDAGAQTVLKGLPWVEEVATQDGGLVVTAPQARSWEVSRALADRHIYVNELVPLHRTLEEFFMEITETDPTTGRQRS from the coding sequence GTGACGGTCGCGCAAGAGTTCGTAGTCGAGACCGATCGCCTCACCAAGCGATACGGCGACGTGGTCGCGGTCGATGCGCTCTCACTGCGAGTGCCGCGCGGCGGCGTGTTCGGATTTCTCGGTCCGAACGGGTCGGGCAAGACGACGACGATGGGCATGCTGCTGGGCCTGGTTCATCCGACGTCCGGCAGCGCGCAGATCTTTGGCGACCCGGCACGCCATCCCGCGACGCTCAAGCTCGTCGGCGCGATGGTCGAGTCACCGACCTTCTATCCATACCTCTCCGGTCGCGCGAACCTCCGCTATTTCCAGGGCATCGGCCAGCGCGGCACGCCGGCGGACATCGATCGGCTCCTCACGCTCGTCGATCTCGGTAAGCGCGCGGACAGCAAGTTCGCGACCTATTCGCTCGGCATGAAGCAGCGGCTCGGGATCGCGTGCGCGCTCCTCGGCGACCCTGAGCTGGTCTTCCTCGACGAGCCCACGAACGGTCTCGATCCAGCGGGTGTGGTGGAGGTCCGCGAGCTGATCCGCGAGCTCGGGACCGGCGGGCGCACCGTCGTGCTGTCCAGCCACATGCTTGCGGAGACCGAGCTCGTCTGTGACAACGTCGCGGTCCTGTCGCGCGGAAAGCTCATCGCGCAGGGCACGATCAAGGAGCTGCTGCGCGAACACGATTCACTGCGCCTCCGCACGACGGACGATGCGGGCGCCCAGACCGTCCTGAAAGGACTCCCGTGGGTCGAGGAGGTCGCAACACAGGACGGTGGCCTCGTGGTCACCGCCCCGCAGGCACGCTCGTGGGAGGTCTCGCGCGCGCTGGCCGACCGGCACATCTATGTGAACGAGCTTGTCCCGCTGCACCGCACGCTCGAGGAGTTCTTCATGGAGATCACCGAGACCGACCCGACGACTGGGAGGCAGCGCTCGTGA